The following proteins are co-located in the Rhodococcus opacus B4 genome:
- the recF gene encoding DNA replication/repair protein RecF (All proteins in this family for which functions are known are DNA-binding proteins that assist the filamentation of RecA onto DNA for the initiation of recombination or recombinational repair.) yields the protein MFVRALSLRDFRSWDALGLNLRPGCTVFVGPNGHGKTNVLEALGYLSTLSSHRVSSDAPLIRTGTAQAFAGATVVNTGRELTVDLELNEGKSNRARINQSPTRRPREILGILQTVLFAPEDLSLVRGDPGDRRRYLDELLTSRIPRMAAVRADYERVLRQRSALLKTAGGALRRSSRGGGRPSEDGASALATLEVWDGHLAAHGAQLLAGRLHLVHDLAPHLAESYQSLAPESRPASIRYRSSLGSSLPPEFTAPARAPEAGDIAFLEERFLQELSVMRSKEIERGVCLVGPHRDDLELHLGDTPAKGFASHGESWSFALSLRLAGFALLRADGSDPVLMLDDVFAELDRKRRRALAKVALDAEQVLITAAVPEDVPEELDAVRFGVEARDTDRGRISHILEETEDRRDG from the coding sequence CCAACGGGCACGGTAAGACGAATGTGCTCGAGGCGCTCGGTTACCTGTCGACCCTCTCGTCGCATCGGGTCAGCTCGGACGCCCCGCTGATCAGGACGGGCACGGCCCAGGCGTTCGCGGGGGCGACCGTCGTCAACACCGGCCGGGAACTGACCGTCGATCTCGAGTTGAACGAGGGCAAGTCCAACCGGGCGCGGATCAACCAGTCGCCCACCCGGCGGCCGCGGGAGATTCTCGGGATTCTGCAGACGGTGCTGTTCGCGCCGGAGGATCTGTCGCTGGTTCGCGGTGATCCGGGTGATCGACGCCGCTACCTCGACGAACTCCTCACGTCCCGGATTCCCCGGATGGCGGCGGTGCGCGCTGATTACGAACGCGTGCTGCGACAGCGGTCGGCGTTGCTCAAGACCGCGGGCGGCGCGTTGCGACGGTCTTCGCGGGGCGGCGGTCGGCCGAGCGAGGACGGCGCGAGTGCCCTTGCCACACTCGAAGTCTGGGACGGCCATCTCGCCGCGCACGGCGCCCAGCTGCTCGCCGGGCGGCTGCATCTCGTCCACGATCTGGCGCCGCACCTGGCCGAGTCCTATCAGTCGCTGGCGCCCGAGTCGAGGCCCGCGAGCATCCGCTACCGCTCCAGTCTGGGGTCGTCGCTGCCGCCGGAGTTCACGGCGCCGGCGCGAGCGCCCGAGGCGGGCGACATCGCGTTTCTCGAGGAGCGGTTCCTCCAGGAGCTGTCCGTGATGCGCTCGAAGGAGATCGAGCGGGGTGTGTGCCTCGTCGGACCGCATCGTGACGATCTCGAATTGCACCTCGGCGACACCCCGGCCAAGGGATTCGCGAGTCACGGCGAGTCGTGGTCGTTCGCGCTGTCGCTGCGGCTCGCGGGATTCGCTCTGCTGCGCGCGGACGGCAGCGACCCGGTGCTCATGCTCGACGACGTGTTCGCCGAACTCGACCGCAAACGACGCCGCGCGCTCGCCAAGGTCGCGTTGGACGCCGAACAGGTGCTGATCACGGCCGCCGTGCCGGAAGATGTACCTGAAGAACTCGACGCCGTCCGATTCGGCGTGGAGGCCCGCGACACCGACCGCGGACGAATTTCACACATCCTGGAAGAGACGGAGGACCGCCGTGACGGATGA
- a CDS encoding DUF721 family protein yields MTDDPEPTVPAATPEPEVKGIDLARRALEEARAAAKASGKSVGQGRRSGTGVRALRARRRRGWSGPGPDDRDPQPFGALTSALAKQRGWSPKVSEGTVLGRWVQVVGEDIAAHAEPTGLRDGILSVSAESTAWATQLRMMQSQILAKIAAAVGDGVVKSLRITGPTAPSWRKGERHIRGRGPRDTYG; encoded by the coding sequence GTGACGGATGATCCCGAACCCACCGTGCCCGCGGCGACCCCCGAACCGGAGGTGAAGGGAATCGATCTCGCGCGCCGTGCCCTCGAGGAGGCGCGGGCCGCGGCGAAGGCGAGTGGAAAATCCGTCGGGCAGGGACGCCGGTCCGGAACCGGTGTGCGGGCCCTGCGCGCCCGGCGCAGGCGGGGCTGGTCCGGTCCGGGGCCCGACGACCGTGATCCGCAGCCGTTCGGTGCGCTGACCAGCGCGCTCGCGAAGCAACGCGGGTGGTCGCCCAAGGTGTCCGAGGGGACCGTCCTCGGCCGGTGGGTGCAGGTGGTCGGTGAGGACATCGCCGCGCACGCCGAACCGACCGGGTTGCGGGACGGGATTCTGAGCGTCTCCGCGGAGTCGACGGCCTGGGCGACCCAGCTCAGGATGATGCAGTCGCAGATTCTCGCGAAGATCGCCGCGGCCGTCGGCGACGGCGTCGTGAAGTCGCTGCGGATCACCGGTCCGACCGCTCCGAGCTGGCGAAAAGGGGAGCGGCACATCCGGGGGCGCGGCCCCCGGGACACCTACGGATAG
- a CDS encoding metal-dependent hydrolase, which translates to MSAPTAPRNAIPEPDHILLQARNVEFDWSNLPMHWIPGDPFSTHVLNVLHLLLPAGEEWFVETFKEALPLIEDEQLRDDVVGFIGQEAMHANAHTGVLAHLKEKGLDPTPFTEQMEWTFSKILGPRPLTGLREKNYLIERLAVIAAIEHITAFLGDWVLNAEGLDRAGMHPTMLDLLRWHGAEEVEHRSVAYDVMRYFDKRESRRIRTQLIVTPVIVWLWVRGTRFLMRNDPELAQWSAHRRKPHLTDFFAAGKRGTLPTARELGKRMSTYFTRAYHPGNEGSTAQAVKYLASSPAAQAAER; encoded by the coding sequence ATGTCCGCCCCGACTGCACCCCGGAACGCGATCCCCGAACCGGACCACATCCTGTTGCAGGCCAGGAATGTCGAGTTCGACTGGTCGAACCTCCCGATGCACTGGATCCCGGGCGACCCGTTCAGCACGCACGTCCTCAACGTCCTGCACCTACTCCTGCCCGCGGGCGAGGAGTGGTTCGTCGAGACGTTCAAGGAAGCCCTGCCGCTGATCGAGGACGAGCAGCTCCGCGACGACGTCGTCGGGTTCATCGGCCAGGAAGCGATGCATGCCAACGCGCACACCGGCGTGCTGGCGCACCTGAAGGAGAAGGGCCTCGATCCGACCCCCTTCACCGAGCAGATGGAATGGACCTTCTCCAAGATCCTCGGACCGCGACCGCTGACCGGTCTGCGTGAGAAGAACTACCTGATCGAGCGGCTGGCGGTCATCGCCGCCATCGAGCACATCACCGCGTTCCTCGGCGACTGGGTGCTCAACGCCGAGGGTCTCGACCGGGCGGGGATGCATCCGACGATGCTCGACCTGCTGCGCTGGCACGGCGCCGAGGAGGTGGAGCACCGGTCGGTGGCGTACGACGTCATGCGGTATTTCGACAAGCGCGAGTCGCGGCGGATCCGCACCCAGCTGATCGTGACCCCGGTCATCGTGTGGCTGTGGGTGCGCGGCACCCGATTCCTCATGCGGAACGACCCGGAGCTCGCCCAGTGGTCGGCGCACCGCCGCAAGCCGCACCTGACCGATTTCTTCGCGGCGGGCAAGCGTGGCACGCTCCCCACCGCCCGCGAACTCGGCAAGCGGATGTCCACGTATTTCACGCGTGCGTACCACCCCGGCAACGAGGGTTCGACGGCGCAGGCCGTGAAGTATCTGGCCTCCTCGCCGGCGGCTCAGGCGGCCGAGCGATGA
- a CDS encoding PDR/VanB family oxidoreductase yields the protein MKLSQVREVLTGQGLPRYDAPPDIKGRPRPDRAMRLTEAVAEKYLRVLTAYEYDPGVAGHNPDVAMNMVVSQREVVALDDNVVRLRFEAEGGAELPAWQPGSHLDFHLPSGLRRQYSLCGDPSDRTGYSIAVRRIPDGGGGSLQMHALQPGASVTVRGPRNGFPFVGEGSALFVAGGIGITPILAMVRAARDLGMDWQFVYSGRSRESMPFLDEVETFDRSRVFIRPDDEFGLPDAEELLERAVPGGAVYCCGPTPMLESVRRAFPGSPATALHFERFGAPPVLDGTEFEVQLVSTGEVLTVPADESALTVIKKTMPGVGYSCQQGFCGTCRVKVLSGAPDHRETRLTRDEQENEMLICVSRADSGRLVLDL from the coding sequence ATGAAGCTGTCCCAGGTTCGGGAGGTGCTCACCGGGCAGGGGCTGCCCCGCTACGACGCACCGCCGGACATCAAGGGCCGCCCGCGTCCCGACCGCGCCATGCGACTCACCGAGGCGGTGGCCGAAAAGTATCTCCGTGTGCTCACCGCATACGAATACGATCCCGGCGTCGCCGGTCACAACCCCGACGTGGCGATGAACATGGTTGTCTCCCAACGGGAAGTCGTCGCACTCGACGACAACGTCGTGCGGCTGCGGTTCGAGGCCGAAGGCGGCGCGGAACTTCCCGCGTGGCAGCCGGGTTCGCACCTCGACTTCCACCTGCCGTCCGGGCTGCGGCGCCAGTACTCGCTGTGCGGCGACCCGTCCGACCGCACGGGCTACAGCATCGCCGTCCGGCGGATTCCCGACGGCGGTGGCGGATCCCTCCAGATGCACGCCCTCCAGCCGGGGGCGTCGGTGACGGTTCGCGGCCCCCGCAACGGCTTTCCGTTCGTGGGCGAGGGGAGTGCCCTCTTCGTCGCGGGCGGTATCGGCATCACCCCCATCCTGGCGATGGTGCGCGCCGCGCGCGATCTCGGGATGGACTGGCAGTTCGTGTATTCCGGCAGGTCGCGGGAGTCCATGCCGTTCCTCGACGAGGTCGAAACATTCGATCGGTCACGGGTTTTCATCCGACCCGACGACGAATTCGGCCTGCCGGATGCCGAGGAGTTGCTGGAGCGGGCCGTGCCCGGCGGCGCCGTGTACTGCTGCGGGCCGACCCCGATGCTGGAATCGGTGCGCCGGGCCTTCCCCGGAAGCCCGGCCACCGCATTGCATTTCGAGCGCTTCGGGGCGCCGCCGGTACTCGACGGAACCGAATTCGAAGTGCAGCTCGTCAGCACCGGTGAAGTGCTCACCGTGCCCGCCGACGAATCCGCCCTCACCGTCATCAAGAAGACGATGCCCGGAGTGGGATATTCGTGCCAGCAGGGTTTCTGCGGCACGTGCAGGGTCAAGGTGCTGTCCGGCGCGCCGGACCACCGCGAGACCCGGCTGACCCGCGACGAGCAGGAGAACGAGATGCTGATCTGCGTGTCCCGCGCCGACAGCGGCCGCCTCGTCCTCGACCTGTGA
- a CDS encoding alpha/beta fold hydrolase: MTPSTSGTPRRITNGSVDLAVFEEGNPAGETMVLVHGWPDTHELWSRVVPFLKERFRVVSYDSRGAGQSTVPTRVEDYRLPALAGDLFAVIDAVSPGKPVHVLAHDWGSVEAWEAVCEPGARTRIASFTSVSGPNLDHLGKWMRRRIADRRFGGPLAQAVASGYTVLFQIPGLATLPLRLWFSRHWPAFLKFFDRLDPALVRPAPTLADDMVNGLKLYRANIRTSLLRPRERYTDVPVQLILNENDKAVRPVGYEDTERWAPDLRRRGVDAGHWSPISHAEDIAQLAAEFVLDVEDRRWGHAPDGPSESASA; this comes from the coding sequence ATGACCCCCTCCACGTCCGGTACCCCCCGGCGGATCACCAACGGTTCCGTCGACCTCGCCGTATTCGAGGAGGGCAACCCCGCCGGCGAGACGATGGTGCTCGTCCACGGCTGGCCCGACACCCACGAACTGTGGAGCCGGGTGGTGCCGTTCCTGAAGGAACGGTTCCGGGTGGTCAGCTACGACAGTCGCGGCGCCGGCCAGAGCACCGTGCCCACCCGGGTCGAGGACTACCGGCTGCCCGCCCTGGCGGGCGACCTGTTCGCGGTGATCGACGCCGTCAGCCCGGGCAAGCCGGTGCACGTGCTCGCACACGACTGGGGCTCGGTGGAGGCGTGGGAGGCGGTCTGCGAACCGGGCGCCCGCACACGAATCGCGTCGTTCACTTCCGTCTCCGGGCCGAACCTCGATCACCTCGGCAAATGGATGCGCCGCCGCATCGCGGACCGACGTTTCGGCGGGCCGCTCGCGCAGGCCGTCGCGTCCGGCTACACCGTCCTGTTCCAGATTCCGGGCCTGGCGACGCTGCCGCTGCGGCTGTGGTTCTCCCGGCACTGGCCGGCGTTCCTGAAGTTCTTCGACCGCCTCGACCCCGCTCTGGTGCGCCCGGCGCCGACACTGGCGGACGACATGGTCAACGGTCTCAAGCTGTACCGGGCCAACATCCGGACGAGCCTGCTGCGACCGCGTGAGCGGTACACCGACGTTCCCGTCCAGCTGATCCTGAACGAGAACGACAAGGCGGTGCGGCCCGTCGGGTACGAGGACACCGAGAGATGGGCGCCCGACCTGCGCCGTCGAGGGGTCGACGCCGGTCACTGGTCGCCCATCTCCCACGCCGAGGACATCGCGCAGCTCGCCGCGGAGTTCGTGCTGGACGTCGAGGACCGGCGGTGGGGACATGCCCCGGACGGGCCGTCCGAGAGCGCGTCGGCCTAG